The Anomalospiza imberbis isolate Cuckoo-Finch-1a 21T00152 chromosome 2, ASM3175350v1, whole genome shotgun sequence nucleotide sequence aaggagataagggaaaggaaaaggagaaaaggaaggggaaggaaaagaggaaaggaaaaggaaaagaggaaaggaaaaggaaaaggaaaaggaaaaggaaaaggaaaaggaaaaggaaaaggagccAGTCCACTGCCCATTTCTCCCTCCCGAGCCCCCAGGGTGATGCCAGAACGGCCTCAGGACACAGCAGCCCCGATCTCTGGCTGCGCCCCGGCATTCCCACCCGCTGTCCATCCCCgccctctgtccatccctctgtccatccctctgtccatccTTCTGTCCATCCCCGCTGTCCATCCCACTGTCCATCCCACTGTCCATCCTTCTGTCCATCCTTCTGTCCATCCCCTCTGTCCATCCTTCTGTCCATCCTTCTGTCCATCCCCGCTGTCCATCCCACTGTCCATCCCACTGTCCATCCTTCTGTCCATCCCCACTGTCCATCCCGCTATCCATCCCGCtgtccatccctctgtccaGGCCATGGCCGGAGGCTGTTCCCCCTTTTCCCGCTGTCCATCCCCACTGTCCATCCCGCTATCCATCCCGCTGTCCATCCCGCTGTCCAGGCCATGGCCGGAGGCGGTTCCCGCTTTCCCCGCTGTCGCTCCCGGCAGGTGAAGCCCGGCTCTGCCCCAGCGCCCCTCTCCATCCCGCGGGGGTCCCGGGAGGTTCCTGCCCCggccctggcagggctgcagggcccGGCCCgcgctgctgcagcccagccgcTCCCCGGGGCTGAGCCGCGCCTGCCGCGGGCCCCACGGGGAGCTCGGGCCCCCCATCCGTTTGACGGCTTCTTCCTTGGAGGAGAGGTCCCAGCCTTTAGGAAGGAGAATTGCCGAGCCCTGGCAGACAGGAGGCTGCGGCGTTTTCTTCGTTCTCACGCCAGCGCCGCTGCCCTGGGGGCCATCCCCTcgccccgccgcccctcccGGCCTGGCCGGGGCCCGTTCCCCTGGAGCCGGGAGAGGCGCCGCGGTTGAATTCGTTGCGCTCGTTGTTGTCCTGTTTTCTCCAACGCCGCGGCGCTCGGAGCCGCCAGGCGAAGGCAGCGCCCGGCTCCGGCTGCCGCTTCCCGCAAAATCAAACAAACTTTGCACAGACAGGAGCTCCCCTCCCCGTCCCGTTCCGCACCTCcggggctcagccccagccccgccaTGCTCGGAGTGTCCCTCCTGCCCGGCCGGAGCCCGGGCGCGTCCCCGGTGGCCGGGCCGGCGGCAGCGGGACACACGCCGGGCGGCGGGCCCGGCTGTCGCGGGGACAGATTTTCCTAATTGACCTGTTACGGATCATCCCCGCAACCGTTGGGAAACACATTTCCACGCTTCACTTCTTAAcgttttaaatacatatttaacgGATGGTTGAGGCTTGCCGGGCCAGCTGGGAAACACACGGGTGTAAAAATAATACAACAAAGGCAAaggggccgggggggccggcggggagggggcggccgGGGGATTTACCCCAGTGCGAGGAAGCTCCGACCCTGTTGCGCGGAGCTGCCGGGGACTCGCCGGGAGCCGGGCGAGCAGCGCAGGAAGGCGGGAGGCATTTCCGAAGGTCATATTTTGTTCGTTTGTTAACGTCTTttactctttctttctttctttctcttcccctgtCCTGCTCCCTTCTCGCTGAAGTCTTTTTTGGGGGCAGATTTAAGCAGCCGCTTCAATAACTTCTCCAGGTCTCTGCGGGGCCGGAGCACGGGGGATGCTCGGGGCAATTCGCTCGTGGGGAACGGAGAGGCGGAAATCCCGCTTTTCTCCGCCTCTCTTTGCACCACTTGACGGGGGAATAACGCCCGGGCTCGGGGCAGGAGGGGGCACCGGGCGGGGGAAGCGCCGCCCGGTGAgtgcggcggggccgcggccgaGCGCTcccgggcggcggggcggccgggccgggcaccGGGGAACACCGACGTGCCGGGGGCTGTTTggtcccgtccccgtccccgtccccgtccccgtcccgcCCCCCCAACAGCTGTTCCCGGCGCTGTCATTGTTGAGTTTTATTATGGATTTGACAAAAGTCCctcccccccgccgcgccccccccgcCGGGCTCCCCGCGCCGCTCCGGCCGGCgcccccccgcccgcccgccccatCGAGCCGGAGCGGCCCCGGTGACATCAGCCgtccccccgccgccgccgcggatTGGCGCAGCCCCCCTCCCGCCCGGTGACATCGTTCCTCCCCGGCGCGGCTATAAagcggcggccgctccgccGCAAGGTGCGCGCTGCTGCCGTGCTCGCCCGTCCCGGCGCGCCGCTTGCCACGGCCGCCCCGCGCACGGTGAGTGCCCCCCGCGCCCGCGTCCCCCGCGCGGACcccgagccccggcccggcggacAGGAGCGAGGGgagggacgggacgggacgggacgggacgggagcCGCCCCCGGAGAGGGGAgggcgggcagcggggccggtCCCGCCGGGGCCATCGCTCCCCGGCCCGGCGGAGCGGGCTCGCCgacggggcgggcgggcgggcgcggtGCCCCGGCGAGCCGCGGCGGGCGCTGacgcggggccgcccgcgggcTCTCTCCCCTCCCCGCAGGCTGCCCGgtgcgcgccgccgccccgcccgccgggccATGGACTCGGACGCCAGCCTGGTTTCCAGCCGCCCGTCCTCCCCGGAGCCCGATGACCTCTTCCTCACGGCCAGGAATAAAGGCAGCGGCGGGGGCTTCACGGGCGGCACCGTGTCCAGCTCCACGCAGAGCGACTCCCCGCCGGAGCTGAGCGCCGAGCTGCGCAGCGCCATGAGCGCTGcgggggtggtggtggtggacAAGCTGGGCTTCAAGTCCTCGTCGTCGTCCTCCTCGTcgtcctcctcttcctcctccaagAAGGACAAGAAGCAGATGACGGAGccggagctgcagcagctgcggCTGAAGATCAACAGCCGGGAGCGCAAGCGGATGCACGACCTGAACATCGCCATGGACGGGCTGCGGGAGGTGATGCCCTACGCGCACGGCCCGTCGGTGCGCAAGCTCTCCAAGATCGCCACGCTCCTCCTGGCGCGCAACTACATCCTCATGCTCACCAACTCCCTGGAGGAGATGAAGCGCCTGGTCAGCGAGATCTACGGCGGCCACCACGCCGGCTTCCACCCCGCCGCCTGCCCCGGCGGAATGGGCGCGCACTCGGCGCCGCTGCCCGGCCACCCGGGCCACCCGGCCTCGCACCCCGTGCACCACCCCATCCTGCCCCCCGCCGCCGTCTCCAGCGCCTCCCTGCCCGGCTCCGGCCTCTCGGCCGTCAGCTCCATCCGGCCCCCGCACGGGCTCCTCAAGTCGCcctcggccgccgccgccgccgccgccgccgccccgctggGCAGCAGCTTCCAGCACTGGGGGGGGATGCCGTGCCCCTGCAGCATGTGCCAGGTGTCGGCCCCGCCGCACCACCACGTCTCCGGCATGGGCACCGCCAGCCTGCCCAGATTAGCCACCGACACCAAATGAGTTCctcggcggggcggccccgccgcgcccccggCACCTCCAGGACCTACAAACGCTCCCCCCCGGCGGCAGCGGGaccgccccgctccgctcccggggccgccggAGGGGCGGCGGGAGGGGATGGAGCCCGGCCCGGGGTCTGCCCTGCACCCCGAACGCCGGGGGAGCCCCCTCGGCACGAATAAAGCCCCGCGCACCTCCTGTAGGTTTAATTTTCCGACGTTGCCGAGGACTCCGGAGGAGGGGAGGGCGGCGGTGCCTGGGCTCGCCGCTAACGGAGGAACCAGAACTGCAGAGGGGCTTTGGCTCGTTCATTCGTTCGCTCGTTCGTTCGTTCCCTCCCCTCTCCCGGACTCGTTTCTACACGCAGAGCCTACCGAGCCGCTCCCGGCTCGCATGCCCCCGGACAGCCCgtcccggggggctccggggccgccAGGAGCGGCGGCGCTCCGCGGGGAGGTGCAGCCGGGAATGCCGGGCTCTTCCCCGCtctccccgctcccggcccgccGGGGCTTGTGTCGGTTTTCTCTCCGGTGCGGGATTTGTAAATAGACCGAAAACGACGCGAGTCCGCTCTGCCTGAGCTTTCCGTCCGTGCACTTGTTCTGTGTCAGCCTCATGAGTGAAAAAGGGGTCGGTTTGCCTTGATTTCCTTCCTTTGGGTTCTTGGGGTTTGTTGGGTTCTTTTACTTTTAAGCGTATAACACGTTTGTTtcggttttgttttttttttttttttttttttttacgttCCTGCCGCCTTTAACAAAGTTTGAATTCTTTAACGCTCTTTCTTGCGTAGGAACTTTCACCCTGTCCGTGTTGCAATACTGAGAACTTGGgcttatttctgaaataacaaCTTTTCTTATCGCTGCCCCTTGCAGAGATTTTATcatctgtttatttttgtaaaaaaaaaaaaccaaaaaaaaccaaaaaagaaaaagaaaaaaaagttgctaaataatatttattacttGTTtggttgcaaaaaaaaaaaaaaaaaaaaaaaaaaaaaaaaaaaaagtgatccaCTGTTgagattttaaagaaataaaaaaatttaaaaaaaaaagaagcattttaaataaatgcccttttcctcttcctcgcTGTTCTGGGGAGGCGGAGACATATGGGGAAGGGATGGGAATATTTTAGGCGCATCCTTGACTTTCGCGAAGTTTTTTGTCAGTTCGCTTCGCCGGCGAATCGGAACCGTTTGAGGCttgggtttggggctttttttttgttgttgttttttttttttttttttcccttcctcatttcttccacttaGAACCAGGGCGGCGAGAAAAACCGACCGGTACCTCGTCGGTAACGTGAAAATTTCTGTCTGTCGAACCCAGCGCTTGGCAAAAGcgaaatattaattaaatattaattcgGGGAGAGGAACCACTCAGCTTGGCGCTGGGGACTTCGCTCCCTGCGACGGCATCTGCGCATTTGACCTTCAACTAAAAACCCACCAAACGAAAATCCAggcaaaagaaaattatctgggGACAAGccctaatttttttccctcccgaAGCCGCTCGTGTCCGTGGCCCGGGGAGATCTTGGCAGTTCTGGGCGCAAGTATCGGGGCAGGAAATATCCCGCACACCCCGAGGAAAGGGCTCCGGTGTGTCTGAGGAAAAGGAGGTCGGGGGGCTCCGGGACGGGCTGAGGTTCCCACGGTGAGGCTCCCGTCTCTCTCCAGCCCGAGGAACGGCAGCGCATTGATTTCAGACAACCATGGGGCTGCACCCGCAGAAAAACACAATTATTCATCATTCCCACGGCTCGGGGGGAGCCTGGGGCGCGCAGACACCGGCGGGGAATgagagcggggccgggcccaggggaGCCTTGCTTGCTCGGGTTTTTCCCGGTAAACCGAGGCGGTCCCGGGTGGCCGGGCCGCGCTGGCCCCGCGGGCTGCGGGCGgctcccggcgccgccgcccctcGGCGCTCCTGCGGGGCTGGGCCGGCTCCTTCCCGGCCGGCCCCtccaggagagggaagggggcTGCGAGGGAGCGTCCCCCACCCCGACACCCTCGCAGCGATGCTGGCGATGCCCCAGCCCCGCGGAGATTCCCCCGTCCGGCAGCCTGCGGCCAGCAGGGCCCGTGCGGGCTGGGGCAGACACAGCCCAGGGGACGCACGGCGAGCACGGCGCTGGTGGCCCAGGAGCCTTCCCCTggcccggggggctccggggctgCCGCCGGCTTTCGGGGCCGCCTCAGGTGCGGGTCCGGTGCCGCCCTGCGGCTCTTGAGGCGCAAGCCCCCCGCCTCTGCCTCCCCCCGCCGCGGGAGAAAGCCCAAAACAAGGAGCGGGCAGGTGTCCGCCAGCGCCTGGGGACGGTCCCCGGGACGGGGACCTTCTGCCAGGCTGCGCTGCCCGCCCAGGGCCGGGGGGCGCAGCGGCCAGCGCAgtccccggcccggggctgccgAGCCGAGCGCTCCGCGAGCAGGATGGGGAGCTGCCGTCAGGGACGATCCCCAGGGCCGGTTTGGCTCCTGGAGCCCCG carries:
- the LOC137465596 gene encoding oligodendrocyte transcription factor 2, producing the protein MDSDASLVSSRPSSPEPDDLFLTARNKGSGGGFTGGTVSSSTQSDSPPELSAELRSAMSAAGVVVVDKLGFKSSSSSSSSSSSSSSKKDKKQMTEPELQQLRLKINSRERKRMHDLNIAMDGLREVMPYAHGPSVRKLSKIATLLLARNYILMLTNSLEEMKRLVSEIYGGHHAGFHPAACPGGMGAHSAPLPGHPGHPASHPVHHPILPPAAVSSASLPGSGLSAVSSIRPPHGLLKSPSAAAAAAAAAPLGSSFQHWGGMPCPCSMCQVSAPPHHHVSGMGTASLPRLATDTK